The Balearica regulorum gibbericeps isolate bBalReg1 chromosome W, bBalReg1.pri, whole genome shotgun sequence nucleotide sequence TCAGTTCTTGGGCCACCTCCCCCCAGGTCCACATTTTCCTGTCCAAGGGTCGGCAGCGCGGTGTAAGTCCTTCTAACTCTGTCGCCTTGGGGCActgcttgtatttttccctgtaattgTATACCAATCGGTTTCAAGGAATCGGGGAGTCCCCTTATAAGGGGGGTCATCCGTTCGGGATCTACTGGCATCATCATTGGGGACTCCTGTCTAGGTTCCAACTTTCGGTCATACATCATCTGCAGACaagctgccttctgcacacTCTCTACTAATTGATCCACAGTCCCCGTAATTGCCAGAGGGTCCCCCCTCTCCAGGGGGTTCAAGCCACCTGCCCAATAGGCTGCCTGCTGGGTCAGAGACCAGGGGGCATGGTGGTTCCCAGTAGTTAAAAACACTCCTGGTCCCCAATACCCTTCCGCCTCTCTTTCACTTAACAGAATCTGGTCGCCCCCAGACAGCGACACTCTCCACACATACTCCGTTTCTGATTCCTTAGGGGTTCGGCCAAATTCCTTCTTTAGTTTCATCAACTCGACAGCAGTATAAGGGACTTCCTTAGTTATAACTTGGGGGGACTGGTCCTGCTCATCATCATAAATGTACTCGGTCTTGACCAAGGGTCGCAGCGAAAGTGGTTCTAATTTCtctactttctcttttgctgcctgcaggtcGTTAAAGGAGTAGCCAATTTCAGATCTTGGGGGAATTTCCTCGCGGGTAGTATCCGCAAGGAGCTGCTCCTTAAGGgcagtttgcaaatatttcacttgatCCTTTTCCGCCTtaagttgttcttttaattctgcCACTTGCCCCTGAAGGGACCAGGTAAGGCTTTGAAGGGATTTGATAGTTAGGGACTCCACAGTATGGCAACGATCTCTAGCCTCTACCACGGTGGCTAAGCTAGCACCAAGAATGGCACAAATACccgcttttccttttcctgctcttagTCTCGCATCTTTGTGCAAGGTGCCCATTCGGTCAACCACGCTCTGCAAATGATGCCAATTTCCCTGAGCCCAGTCCACCCCGGGCACAGAGGGTCGCGCTCTatgtttctccagaaaatcaaacaaaacttcCCTTCCCGAAGGAACGGTTCTGTCACCcctcattttgtttaaagcgGGGAAGCGGTCGtctcaggaaggcagcacgcaagtttcaaacaaaacaacaagccTGCCCCCCTTAGGTTCCTGAGAGGTACACACGTTATGCAAAACAGGGTAAAATGCGGCACTCTCGCTTCGAGGGatcctgtccgtgacgccaatttAAATGTCCCGATCCAATATCGGGGAGGTTTCAATACGATCCCAAGAgtgagattaagacacaaacgaggtcaaatgccgtacaccagaaacagttttattatgaaaagagtaaaaaaaagaaaaggtaatggtaaccgataagagcgataggacagggcagaaaagaaaggcagaaaaccaagcaagactccggGATAGAGTTgcaagaatagtcaccgccaCGAGTCCACGGTGCCtcggtgggggggggaaggggtccAAATCTCTCGTTCTGCGACGGCGGACAAAGAGGCGGGTCCACAGCATCTCGGAGGTCCGTCTCGGGAGAGTCCAAATCCCTTGCTCTGTGGCGGTGGGCAAAGGTGCGCCATCCTCATCTTGGCGGTCCCCTTTTATACTAGTGGTGGTCTTCACGATGGCACGTACGACACGGCTTCCACATTCctgcacatgcatacacacagttccagccccattcttcaCACGACTGTTATCTGACGCCTTGGCGCGTGATCCTGCAAGGCGTTTTTCGAAGATTGAAAGTCTCGATGACCCGGCAATCGTCCTTACGACCCGACAATTGCCCTTATCCCACTCAGTAGTTGAAGGGGTTTCCCGCTTGAGCAAAgtgatctttgagacaaaagttctttcagtccgGTTTCTCAcacagtctcacctccgtgcctggcaagatcatggagcagaccctcctggagactatgctcaggcacatggaaaataaggaggtgattggtgacagccaacacggcttcactaagggcaaatcgtgtCTGACAAATTcagtggccttctatgatggggtgacagcgttggtggacaagggaagagtgacagacatcatctacctggacttgtgcaaaacaTGTGAaactgtcccgcatgacatccttgtctctaaattggagagacatggattcgatggatggaccactcggtggataaggaattggctggatggtcacactcaaagagttgcggtcaacggCTCCATGttcaagtggagaccagtgatgagtggtgttcctcaggggtcagtactgggaccatcactgttcaacatctttgtcggcaacatggacagtgggatcgagtgcaccctcagcaagtttgccgatgacaccaagctgtgtggtgtggtcgacaccctggagggaagggatgccatccagagggaccttgacaggctggagaggtgggcccatgcgaactgcatgaagttcaacaaggccaagtgcaaggtcctgcacgtgggtcggcgcaatcccaagcacaactataggc carries:
- the LOC142599301 gene encoding LOW QUALITY PROTEIN: uncharacterized protein LOC142599301 (The sequence of the model RefSeq protein was modified relative to this genomic sequence to represent the inferred CDS: inserted 2 bases in 1 codon), yielding MRGDRTVPSGREVLFDFLEKHRARPSVPGVDWAQGNWHHLQSVVDRMGTLHKDARLRAGKGKAGICAILGASLATVVEARDRCHTVESLTIKSLQSLTWSLQGQVAELKEQLKAEKDQVKYLQTALKEQLLADTTREEIPPRSEIGYSFNDLQAAKEKVEKLEPLSLRPLVKTEYIYDDEQDQSPQVITKEVPYTAVELMKLKKEFGRTPKESETEYVWRVSLSGGDQILLSEREAEGYWGPGVFLTTGNHHAPWSLTQQAAYWAGGLNPLERGDPLAITGTVDQLVESVQKAACLQMMYDRKLEPRQESPMMMPVDPERMTPLIRGLPDSLKPIGIQLQGKIQAVPQGDRVRRTYTALPTLGQXKMWTWGEVAQELINYGRKYGPVNPPTAKTDPRGLRRAEVKIVPCPGNNRRVPLSKPPGGRDITNRQNEGDGLGVKVYDDLNRHRRSTDISIASRSSQTWGKDEWSPRRIIEHYGPATWNPNEWVSGAQEPIYNLNRIIRLQAVLEIITNETAHALDLLADQATQMRAAIFQHRMVLDYLLAKEGGICGSRAKASDNSRVKNGAGTVCMHVQECGSRVVRAIVKTTTSIKGDRQDEDGAPLPTATEQGIWTLPRRTSEMLWTRLFVRRRRTRDLDPFPPPPRHRGLVARLATELTVAATVFLAD